A stretch of the Symmachiella macrocystis genome encodes the following:
- a CDS encoding DNA integrity scanning protein DisA nucleotide-binding domain protein — translation MKRTAITEQFEAVLVSARRLAQRTEAEAIVLLADLPYDFTAVKRSIGKSLLLVASDKPDVQRCAVEDEIAMVPLINEPETVQMQLSQALLEAIADDLLRPGVKVVALYPGFEVNAIDTISVVNLTEHLVRLTARDLQRLETQVPLETLRMVVDLACEIGREGREGKPVGTTFVVGDHRKVLRLSHPTIHNPFRGYAKKERQFRDARTRESIKEFAQIDCAFVISSDGFVESAGRYLDAPAHGLTLSKGLGSRHWAAAAISKATKGIAITVSESTGTVRLFQDGIVMLRIEPLDRAMKWQAFEFEPPPTTD, via the coding sequence ATGAAACGAACTGCGATCACCGAACAATTCGAAGCGGTTTTAGTTTCCGCGCGTCGCCTTGCGCAGCGAACCGAGGCAGAGGCAATCGTACTGCTGGCCGATTTGCCCTATGATTTCACAGCCGTCAAACGCTCCATTGGCAAATCCCTGTTGCTGGTCGCCAGCGACAAACCGGATGTGCAACGCTGTGCGGTCGAGGATGAAATTGCCATGGTTCCGCTGATCAATGAACCGGAAACGGTTCAAATGCAGCTCAGCCAGGCGTTGCTTGAGGCGATCGCCGACGATCTGCTGCGGCCGGGCGTCAAAGTGGTGGCTCTTTATCCCGGGTTCGAAGTCAATGCGATTGATACGATCAGCGTCGTGAATCTGACCGAGCATTTGGTCCGCTTGACCGCCCGTGATCTGCAGCGGCTCGAAACCCAAGTTCCGCTGGAAACGTTGCGAATGGTGGTCGACTTGGCTTGCGAAATCGGCCGCGAAGGCCGGGAAGGCAAACCGGTGGGGACCACGTTTGTGGTGGGAGATCACCGCAAGGTGCTCAGGTTGTCGCATCCCACAATCCACAATCCGTTTCGGGGGTATGCGAAGAAGGAACGCCAGTTTCGCGATGCGCGTACGCGGGAAAGCATCAAGGAATTTGCGCAGATCGACTGCGCGTTTGTGATCTCTTCTGATGGGTTTGTCGAATCGGCCGGGCGATATCTCGACGCTCCTGCGCATGGATTGACGCTCTCCAAAGGCCTGGGGTCGCGACATTGGGCGGCGGCCGCCATTTCTAAAGCGACCAAAGGGATTGCCATCACCGTCTCCGAATCGACCGGAACGGTGCGACTGTTTCAGGACGGCATTGTCATGCTCCGCATCGAACCACTCGACCGGGCGATGAAATGGCAAGCCTTTGAATTCGAACCGCCGCCGACCACCGATTGA
- a CDS encoding DUF6263 family protein, with amino-acid sequence MHRCLVCRSFLILIACAIGTSPLSADKKPEVTAPPVADESSTTATDTAATTAETDPSASSDAGETTASQETAEQADQSHKYELTYIFTPGQVVHLQSNYHAQMTVNFKEAKQIDKNKSKLWKHYTVVAVSEDGSGTLELQLDKAHQEAQFGNHPPEVFKSDDPKFHHRKFRDTLKKIGRPTALIDYSAQGKLLKVVDPAGTNKVAVRKRPPQDHQGFLIPLPSEPVSVGETWKDPYQQSVGIKGGLSRIIDMLRVYELKSVDGDLATIEFKTVILTPVNNKEILVQLIQRQTEGTMVFDMKKGLIVEKLITVNESVVNAFGPGTFMQAVTKLTESTVPENVVAKNEKQAATETK; translated from the coding sequence ATGCATCGTTGTTTGGTCTGCCGATCATTTTTGATTTTGATTGCCTGCGCAATTGGGACGTCGCCTCTCTCGGCCGACAAAAAACCGGAAGTGACGGCCCCGCCCGTTGCCGACGAGTCTTCCACTACAGCGACGGACACGGCTGCGACAACAGCCGAGACGGACCCGAGCGCATCGTCCGACGCGGGAGAGACCACAGCCTCGCAGGAGACTGCAGAGCAAGCGGATCAATCTCATAAATATGAATTGACCTACATCTTTACACCGGGCCAAGTGGTGCATTTGCAGTCGAATTATCACGCTCAGATGACGGTTAATTTCAAAGAAGCGAAGCAGATCGACAAGAATAAGAGCAAGCTTTGGAAGCATTACACGGTGGTGGCTGTTTCCGAAGATGGTTCGGGGACCTTGGAGTTGCAACTGGACAAGGCGCACCAGGAAGCGCAATTCGGTAATCATCCGCCGGAAGTTTTCAAAAGTGATGACCCCAAATTCCATCATCGCAAATTTCGCGACACTTTGAAAAAGATCGGCCGTCCCACTGCTCTCATCGACTACTCGGCGCAAGGAAAACTGCTGAAAGTGGTCGACCCCGCTGGGACGAATAAGGTCGCCGTCCGCAAACGGCCGCCGCAGGACCACCAAGGTTTTTTGATTCCACTGCCTAGTGAGCCGGTCTCGGTTGGCGAAACCTGGAAGGACCCGTATCAGCAGTCCGTGGGAATCAAGGGTGGGTTGTCCCGCATTATCGACATGCTGCGGGTCTACGAATTGAAGTCAGTCGACGGGGACTTAGCGACGATCGAATTCAAAACGGTGATTTTGACGCCGGTGAACAACAAGGAAATCCTTGTGCAACTGATTCAGCGTCAAACTGAAGGGACCATGGTCTTCGATATGAAAAAAGGGCTGATCGTGGAGAAGCTGATCACGGTCAATGAGTCGGTGGTCAATGCGTTCGGCCCGGGGACCTTTATGCAAGCGGTCACAAAACTGACAGAGTCGACCGTGCCGGAAAACGTCGTCGCGAAAAACGAAAAACAGGCCGCCACGGAAACGAAGTGA